In Rutidosis leptorrhynchoides isolate AG116_Rl617_1_P2 chromosome 2, CSIRO_AGI_Rlap_v1, whole genome shotgun sequence, one genomic interval encodes:
- the LOC139889417 gene encoding uncharacterized protein codes for MAQSKIYGVNVRDSEVGAMARTVRCSHGKLPFIYLGLPVGKVMHHSSFVVNKFLARLTLRKAINWGMLTLAKSIVGSLPLYFMSLFKSPKCVLQSIENLIRKFLWINFDNKAISWISWNNTMASKDKGGLGIGSLKAKTHSILVKWWWRFANEDKALWRNFCLAIWWRWRTKSWSAQSNSRICLEKHL; via the coding sequence ATGGCTCAAAGCAAAATATATGGGGTAAATGTGAGAGATTCAGAGGTGGGTGCAATGGCTCGAACAGTGAGGTGCTCTCATGGTAAATTGCCATTTATTTATCTCGGACTTCCAGTTGGTAAAGTGATGCATCACTCTTCCTTCGTTGTTAACAAATTCCTTGCTCGGCTTACTCTCCGGAAGGCCATCAATTGGGGTATGCTCACATTAGCTAAGTCGATTGTGGGGAGCTTACCTCTATATTTCATGTCCCTTTTCAAGTCGCCTAAGTGTGTGCTACAATCCATAGAAAATCTCATAAGGAAATTTCTATGGATCAATTTTGATAATAAGGCCATCTCTTGGATAAGTTGGAACAACACAATGGCGTCAAAAGATAAAGGTGGCCTGGGAATTGGAAGTTTAAAGGCTAAAACCCACAGTATCTTGgtcaaatggtggtggagatttgcAAATGAAGATAAAGCTTTATGGAGAAATTTTTGTCTCGCTATATGGTGGAGATGGAGGACTAAATCATGGTCGGCGCAAAGCAATTCACGGATTTGTTTGGAAAAACATTTGTAA